One genomic window of Candidatus Nitrosopumilus sediminis includes the following:
- a CDS encoding adenylate kinase family protein, translated as MSIVITGNPGVGKHTITEKIAEKMRLSIIDINTVAKESGLFEKNDDTNDIDVKELEEILKQKISEKNIIVGHLAPYVLRKNQIKIMIVLRRSPYDLISVYKDRNYSDEKCKENAGSEILGIIAHDSINKFQEKVFEINVTEKTISEVTEQVMQVISQKDKNDQVDWLELVKKNKDLGKFFVD; from the coding sequence ATGTCAATTGTAATCACAGGAAATCCAGGAGTTGGAAAACATACAATCACAGAAAAAATTGCTGAAAAAATGAGATTATCTATAATAGACATTAACACTGTTGCAAAAGAGTCAGGTCTATTTGAAAAAAATGATGATACAAATGACATCGATGTTAAAGAATTAGAGGAAATTCTAAAACAAAAGATTTCTGAAAAAAACATCATTGTTGGGCATTTGGCACCTTATGTTTTAAGAAAAAATCAGATCAAAATCATGATTGTTTTAAGAAGAAGTCCTTATGATTTAATTTCAGTTTACAAAGATAGGAATTACTCTGATGAGAAATGCAAAGAAAATGCAGGCAGCGAGATTCTAGGAATTATTGCTCATGATTCAATTAACAAATTTCAAGAAAAAGTATTTGAGATAAATGTCACTGAAAAAACTATTTCAGAGGTGACAGAACAGGTAATGCAGGTAATTTCACAAAAAGACAAAAATGACCAAGTTGATTGGCTTGAATTAGTCAAAAAAAATAAGGATTTAGGAAAATTTTTTGTTGATTGA
- a CDS encoding KEOPS complex kinase/ATPase Bud32: MKLVKKGAEADLYQTKWQNSNAILKIRKIKKYRNPSLDSKIRKQRTIKESQTLSLVKSYGIPAPLVYFVNLDKTSIIMQEIPGKPVHDLSESKIIGLSKDIGKLVGTLHKNGIMHGDLTTSNFILFQKTVYVIDFGLSQITIKPEDHAVDLRLIKEILNSAHAKIMFSSWKNFLNGYKSIVGQAYYAKITKLVSDIESRGRYAQVV, translated from the coding sequence ATGAAACTAGTCAAAAAAGGAGCTGAAGCAGACCTATATCAAACTAAATGGCAGAATTCCAATGCTATACTAAAAATTAGAAAAATCAAAAAATATAGAAATCCTTCACTTGATTCAAAAATTCGTAAACAAAGAACAATTAAAGAATCTCAAACATTATCACTTGTAAAATCATATGGAATTCCTGCACCTCTTGTTTATTTTGTAAATTTAGATAAAACCTCAATTATTATGCAAGAAATTCCTGGAAAGCCTGTTCATGATTTGTCAGAATCAAAAATTATTGGATTATCAAAAGATATAGGAAAACTAGTTGGAACTTTACATAAAAATGGTATAATGCATGGTGATTTAACAACTTCAAATTTCATTTTATTTCAAAAAACTGTTTATGTAATTGATTTTGGGCTATCTCAAATCACAATAAAGCCTGAAGATCATGCAGTTGATTTGAGATTAATTAAAGAAATTCTTAACAGTGCTCATGCCAAAATCATGTTTTCATCATGGAAAAATTTCCTAAATGGATACAAATCAATAGTTGGCCAAGCCTACTATGCCAAAATAACTAAACTGGTCTCAGATATTGAAAGTCGTGGTAGATATGCACAAGTCGTTTGA
- a CDS encoding thrombospondin type 3 repeat-containing protein → MPVSPIFAADDLDKDGVDDSIDACPNLQEDYEGTIDGCPSNFVPWYDEDYDGIEDHIDQCPNLKETYNKFQDEDGCPDTLPGSGEGGASDSDGDGIIDLIDNCPNQPETFNGIQDRDGCPDTYGAGDRDRDGVPDAADECPLSAETYNRFQDEDGCPDSINTSSFVDTDNDGIPDKIDLCINEPEVYNGYRDTDGCPDVALDTSFSDKDGDGIADKFDICPNQPETFNRFADYDGCPDSTPSFDGTLNDADGDRIMDIDDACPLDPERYNGFQDEDGCPDIPPYSSDVDSDLDGIPNSIDQCPNVKETYNGFQDLDGCPDFVASNKGIPDSDGDGINDYLDLCPNQPETFNGVFDRDGCPDTDFTTDRDGDGIPDNLDQCPTVKETYNGINDHDGCPDSVSGVLGQDYDGDGISDLNDRCPLDAETVNGYLDHDGCPDVSVIDSDGDGIRDSLDQCPTEPETWNRYLDHDGCPDNPTEADSDGDGIRDSLDQCPLVRERYNGFQDEDGCPDYPPYITSLDSDYDGIPDENDQCPLVPETYNKFQDEDGCPDYVADNKGTPDSDGDGINDYNDHCPNQPETYNGILDRDGCPDNYIGKNDRDMDGIPDAIDACPTAKETYNKFQDDDGCPDSVSKSFVVDSDNDGINDIFDDCPLVAETYNGFQDEDGCPDSDNTQPDSDGDGVPDVMDMCPNQSEVWNRYVDYDGCPDTVPTGNLRVDTDGDGIYDDVDACPTSKETYNKFQDHDGCPDIAPEQSRYKHDADLDGIINENDLCPLEPEDYDNFQDEDGCPDP, encoded by the coding sequence ATGCCAGTTAGCCCTATTTTTGCTGCTGATGACTTAGATAAAGATGGTGTTGATGATTCTATAGATGCATGTCCTAATTTACAAGAAGATTATGAAGGAACAATTGATGGGTGTCCTTCTAATTTTGTACCGTGGTATGATGAAGACTATGATGGAATAGAAGATCATATTGATCAGTGTCCTAATCTTAAAGAAACTTATAATAAATTCCAAGATGAAGACGGCTGCCCTGATACTCTTCCAGGAAGTGGAGAAGGTGGCGCATCAGATTCTGATGGTGATGGAATTATAGATTTAATCGATAATTGTCCAAACCAACCAGAAACATTTAACGGCATTCAGGATAGAGATGGTTGTCCAGATACTTATGGCGCAGGTGATAGAGACCGGGATGGAGTTCCAGACGCTGCAGATGAATGTCCATTAAGTGCTGAAACTTACAATAGATTCCAAGATGAAGATGGCTGCCCTGATTCAATTAACACTTCTAGTTTTGTAGACACTGATAATGATGGAATTCCAGATAAAATTGATTTGTGTATTAATGAACCTGAAGTGTATAATGGTTATAGAGATACAGACGGTTGCCCTGACGTTGCATTAGATACTTCGTTTAGCGATAAAGATGGTGACGGCATAGCTGATAAATTTGATATTTGTCCAAACCAACCGGAAACTTTCAATAGATTTGCAGATTACGATGGCTGCCCTGACTCTACTCCTTCTTTTGATGGCACATTAAATGATGCAGATGGTGATAGAATTATGGATATAGATGATGCATGTCCATTAGATCCAGAAAGATACAATGGATTCCAAGATGAAGACGGTTGTCCAGATATACCACCATATTCAAGTGATGTAGATTCTGATCTTGATGGAATTCCAAATAGTATTGATCAATGTCCTAATGTAAAAGAAACTTACAATGGATTCCAAGACTTGGACGGCTGCCCTGACTTTGTAGCTTCTAATAAGGGAATTCCGGATTCTGATGGCGATGGAATAAATGATTATCTCGATTTATGTCCAAACCAACCAGAAACTTTCAACGGTGTGTTTGATAGAGACGGCTGCCCTGATACTGATTTCACAACTGATAGAGATGGGGATGGCATTCCAGACAATTTAGACCAATGTCCTACTGTTAAAGAAACTTACAATGGAATTAATGATCATGACGGTTGTCCGGATAGTGTATCTGGAGTACTAGGACAAGATTATGATGGTGACGGAATTTCTGATTTGAATGATAGATGCCCACTTGATGCCGAAACAGTAAATGGCTATCTTGATCATGACGGTTGTCCTGATGTATCTGTTATAGATTCTGATGGTGACGGCATTAGAGATTCATTAGATCAATGTCCAACTGAACCTGAAACATGGAATCGTTATCTTGATCATGACGGTTGTCCTGATAATCCAACTGAAGCAGATTCTGATGGTGACGGCATTAGAGATTCATTAGATCAATGTCCACTGGTTAGAGAAAGATACAATGGATTCCAAGATGAAGACGGTTGCCCTGATTATCCACCATATATTACCAGTTTAGATTCTGATTATGATGGAATACCTGATGAAAATGATCAATGTCCTCTAGTTCCTGAAACTTATAATAAATTCCAAGATGAAGACGGCTGCCCTGATTATGTGGCAGATAACAAAGGTACTCCTGACTCTGATGGCGATGGAATTAATGATTATAATGATCATTGTCCAAACCAACCAGAAACCTATAATGGTATTTTAGACAGAGACGGTTGTCCAGATAATTACATTGGAAAGAATGATAGAGATATGGATGGTATTCCAGATGCAATTGATGCATGTCCAACTGCCAAAGAAACTTACAATAAATTCCAAGATGATGACGGCTGCCCTGACTCTGTTTCAAAATCATTTGTAGTTGACTCTGATAATGATGGCATAAATGATATTTTTGATGATTGTCCTCTAGTTGCCGAAACTTACAATGGATTCCAAGATGAAGACGGTTGCCCAGATAGTGATAATACTCAACCTGACTCTGATGGTGATGGAGTTCCAGATGTAATGGATATGTGTCCAAATCAAAGTGAAGTTTGGAACAGATATGTTGACTATGACGGTTGCCCTGACACAGTACCAACTGGAAATCTTAGAGTTGACACTGACGGAGATGGCATATATGATGATGTAGATGCATGTCCAACTTCCAAAGAAACTTATAATAAATTCCAAGATCACGATGGCTGCCCTGATATTGCTCCAGAACAATCTAGATACAAACATGATGCTGATTTGGATGGAATAATAAACGAAAATGACCTATGTCCTCTAGAACCTGAGGATTATGACAATTTCCAAGATGAAGACGGTTGCCCTGACCCTTAG
- a CDS encoding redox-regulated ATPase YchF, protein MQIGLLGKANVGKSTFFSAATETPVASGNFPFTTIEPNIGVAYVKADCACKHFKIKHDNELCVNGTRFIPVKLIDVAGLVPGAHEGKGLGNQFLDDARQAEVLIHVVDIAGTTDIQGQPVPAGIHDPLEDVAFVQDEFDQWFADILKREWDKITREIDQKRAKLTDGIAKRFSGLGIKDFQVQEILQKLDFMAKNPKEWEESDIETFVKELRKSTKPMIIAANKADLCHDLEIIKKIPDPVIPCSAETELLLRKASKAGIVNYSSGDEGFTIVEGKEIPLPQQKALDLVKSVFSKIPTTGIQKILNTAVFDSLKFIVVYPVEDETKLTNKDGVILPDTKLVPQDSTAKDLAGLIHADIAKGFLHAIDCKTKQRISGDQKLKNGDVIKIVSTLSRG, encoded by the coding sequence TTGCAAATTGGTTTACTAGGAAAGGCAAATGTAGGAAAATCTACCTTCTTTTCAGCAGCAACTGAAACTCCTGTAGCATCTGGGAATTTCCCCTTTACAACTATTGAACCAAATATTGGAGTAGCATATGTAAAAGCAGATTGTGCATGTAAGCATTTTAAAATTAAACATGACAATGAATTATGTGTAAATGGAACTCGATTTATTCCTGTAAAACTAATTGATGTTGCAGGATTGGTTCCTGGTGCACATGAAGGTAAAGGATTAGGTAATCAATTTCTTGATGATGCAAGACAAGCTGAAGTTTTAATTCATGTTGTTGATATTGCAGGAACTACTGATATTCAAGGCCAACCTGTTCCAGCTGGAATTCATGATCCGTTAGAAGATGTTGCTTTTGTTCAAGATGAGTTTGATCAATGGTTTGCAGATATTTTGAAAAGAGAATGGGATAAGATAACTCGTGAAATAGATCAAAAACGAGCAAAACTTACTGATGGTATTGCAAAAAGATTTTCAGGATTAGGAATTAAAGATTTTCAAGTTCAAGAAATTCTCCAAAAACTAGACTTCATGGCTAAAAATCCAAAAGAATGGGAGGAGAGTGACATTGAAACTTTTGTCAAAGAATTAAGAAAAAGTACAAAACCCATGATTATAGCAGCAAACAAAGCAGATCTTTGCCATGATCTTGAAATAATTAAAAAAATCCCTGACCCTGTAATTCCCTGCAGTGCAGAAACTGAATTACTTTTACGAAAGGCATCAAAAGCTGGAATTGTAAATTATTCGTCTGGTGATGAGGGTTTTACAATTGTTGAAGGAAAAGAAATACCGCTACCCCAACAAAAAGCACTTGACTTAGTAAAATCAGTTTTTTCAAAGATTCCAACAACTGGTATTCAAAAAATTTTAAACACTGCAGTCTTTGACTCACTAAAGTTTATTGTAGTTTATCCTGTTGAGGATGAGACAAAACTTACCAACAAAGATGGTGTTATACTACCTGATACAAAGTTGGTTCCTCAAGATTCAACTGCAAAAGATTTGGCAGGATTAATTCATGCAGATATAGCAAAAGGATTCTTGCATGCAATAGATTGTAAAACAAAACAAAGGATAAGTGGTGATCAAAAACTTAAAAATGGTGATGTTATCAAAATTGTTTCAACATTAAGTCGTGGATAG
- the rdgB gene encoding RdgB/HAM1 family non-canonical purine NTP pyrophosphatase, which produces MHKSFDLFFVSSNSHKYHEAKNILDLFGINLGFLKSDLKEIQSNSLHDIAIAKARDAFSKFKKPLLIEDDGLFIDSIAGFPGPYSSYVFKTIGNKGILNLVKNNRNSKFVSIITYCDKNYLESFVGKLNGKISKSQKGKGWGYDPIFIPNNSKKTFAEMNNKNELSHRYKALKKFSKWYLNK; this is translated from the coding sequence ATGCACAAGTCGTTTGATCTATTTTTCGTTTCTTCAAACAGTCACAAATATCATGAGGCAAAGAACATTTTAGATTTATTTGGAATTAATCTTGGTTTTTTAAAATCTGATCTAAAAGAAATTCAATCAAATTCACTTCATGATATTGCAATCGCCAAAGCAAGAGATGCATTTTCTAAATTTAAAAAACCTCTCTTGATTGAAGATGACGGACTATTCATTGATTCCATTGCAGGTTTTCCAGGTCCATATTCATCATATGTTTTTAAAACTATTGGGAATAAAGGAATCTTAAATCTTGTAAAAAATAATCGCAATTCAAAGTTTGTATCAATTATTACTTATTGTGATAAAAATTATTTAGAGTCTTTTGTTGGTAAACTAAATGGAAAAATTTCCAAATCTCAAAAAGGAAAAGGTTGGGGATATGATCCTATTTTTATTCCAAATAATTCAAAAAAGACATTTGCTGAAATGAATAATAAAAATGAATTATCTCATAGATACAAAGCACTAAAAAAATTTTCTAAATGGTATTTGAATAAGTAG
- the twy1 gene encoding 4-demethylwyosine synthase TYW1, protein MSCSGETVEEEDRLIQIKPAISDQLKKAKYGVSDHSTVELCHWTKKSFKHEGSCYKHKFYGISTHRCMEFSPAGMHCENRCVYCWRPMEFYDSMKMEPEHVAEPEEILTKLMAERKKLINGYYGDSRNDKQRLDESLLPSHYAISLSGEPTMYPKLPELIKYLNSLEATKSIFLVTNGQEPDMIQKLQDEDALPTQLYLSTNAADYESFVRINKPKYDDSWERWNRTLDMLKDLNTRTVLRITLIREYNDQKENIPAFAEMFKKASPHFIEIKSYMHIGRSTNRLEHANMLEMEEVKKFSEEIANQSKIFSVMDESIVSRISILQNNERFIDRYIPTYSNTI, encoded by the coding sequence ATGAGTTGTTCTGGGGAGACAGTTGAGGAAGAAGATCGTTTGATTCAGATCAAGCCAGCAATATCTGATCAATTAAAAAAAGCAAAGTATGGTGTATCAGATCATTCAACAGTAGAACTTTGCCATTGGACAAAAAAATCATTCAAGCATGAGGGTAGTTGTTACAAACACAAGTTTTATGGAATTTCAACCCATAGATGTATGGAATTTTCACCAGCAGGGATGCATTGTGAAAACAGATGTGTGTATTGTTGGAGACCAATGGAATTTTATGATTCAATGAAAATGGAACCAGAACATGTTGCAGAACCTGAAGAAATTTTAACAAAGTTAATGGCTGAACGAAAAAAACTAATCAATGGATATTATGGAGATTCAAGAAACGATAAACAACGATTAGATGAATCTCTACTACCAAGTCATTATGCAATTTCACTTTCGGGTGAACCAACAATGTATCCTAAACTTCCAGAATTGATAAAATATCTTAATTCGCTTGAAGCAACAAAATCGATTTTTCTTGTAACAAACGGTCAAGAACCAGACATGATTCAAAAACTACAAGACGAGGATGCATTACCAACGCAATTGTATCTATCAACAAATGCCGCCGATTATGAATCATTTGTAAGAATCAACAAACCAAAATATGATGATTCTTGGGAAAGGTGGAATAGAACACTTGACATGTTAAAGGATTTGAATACTCGAACAGTTTTAAGAATAACTTTAATCAGAGAGTATAATGATCAAAAAGAAAATATTCCGGCATTTGCAGAAATGTTCAAAAAAGCAAGTCCACACTTTATTGAAATTAAATCGTATATGCATATTGGACGTTCAACTAATAGATTAGAGCATGCAAATATGTTAGAAATGGAAGAAGTAAAAAAATTTAGTGAAGAAATTGCAAATCAAAGTAAAATATTTTCAGTGATGGATGAAAGCATTGTTTCAAGAATTTCGATCTTACAAAACAATGAACGATTTATTGATCGTTATATTCCTACTTATTCAAATACCATTTAG
- the tgtA gene encoding tRNA guanosine(15) transglycosylase TgtA, with protein MFEISKTDLAGRIGTLYTNHGKIETPAYVPVIHPVKQTIPSKKIREIGFDLVITNAYITKNNYGNEAIEKGIHKIIDFDGGIMTDSGGYQVLEYGDVDVLPPDMANFEKAILTDFAIPLDKPTGYGMPIKKAEAYVKHTLKVSKETLDSKADNGQIWIGPIQGGEHFDLVGKSTKSLVDMGFQMLALGSPVEFMESYEYRLLAQMIVAAKKHMPQSIPLHLFGAGHPLTIPFAIALGCDTFDSASYMLYAKQLRYITDDGTRYLSDIAVFPCNCEICSKYTPEEFHQLEATEKINQLAIHNLYAIKLEVDKVKQAIHEGRLWEYVIKKARAHPKLFEMIEVMTENYEFLGLGTPKFKEKAIFLFSKEDQYRPEVQSFQKIVKKFKSKKKKIIITKESSTKPGYLSHQYTGLKKKLKDFESFQVCQYNPVLGLIPIEISDIFPAAHHETSRIDFEPKEFPTFEKTWNDFFSNNKFLEIHYDKEDAFLKHFVKTLPKEIKKKSFG; from the coding sequence TTGTTTGAAATTTCTAAAACGGATCTAGCTGGAAGAATAGGTACGCTGTATACCAATCATGGAAAAATTGAGACCCCAGCATATGTTCCAGTAATTCATCCAGTCAAGCAAACAATTCCATCTAAAAAAATTCGAGAGATAGGTTTTGATTTAGTAATTACTAATGCATACATTACAAAAAACAATTATGGCAATGAAGCAATTGAAAAAGGAATTCATAAGATAATTGATTTTGATGGTGGAATCATGACAGATTCTGGAGGATATCAAGTTTTAGAATATGGAGATGTGGATGTATTGCCACCAGATATGGCAAATTTTGAAAAAGCAATCTTAACTGATTTTGCAATTCCACTTGATAAACCAACAGGATATGGAATGCCAATTAAAAAAGCAGAAGCTTATGTTAAACATACTCTAAAAGTTTCAAAGGAAACACTTGATAGCAAAGCAGATAATGGTCAAATTTGGATCGGTCCAATTCAAGGAGGTGAGCACTTTGATTTGGTTGGCAAATCTACAAAGAGTTTAGTAGACATGGGTTTTCAGATGCTTGCTTTAGGTAGTCCAGTTGAATTCATGGAGTCATATGAATATAGATTATTAGCACAGATGATAGTAGCTGCAAAAAAACATATGCCACAATCAATTCCATTACATCTTTTTGGTGCGGGACATCCTCTAACAATTCCATTTGCCATAGCTTTGGGATGCGATACGTTTGATTCAGCATCATACATGCTTTATGCCAAACAGCTAAGATACATCACAGATGATGGTACACGCTATTTATCAGATATTGCTGTATTTCCATGCAATTGTGAAATATGTTCAAAATATACCCCTGAGGAATTCCATCAGTTAGAGGCAACTGAAAAGATCAATCAATTGGCAATTCATAACTTGTATGCAATTAAACTTGAAGTTGACAAAGTAAAACAAGCGATTCACGAGGGAAGGTTATGGGAATATGTAATTAAAAAGGCAAGAGCCCATCCCAAACTATTTGAAATGATCGAAGTGATGACTGAAAATTATGAATTTCTTGGTTTAGGGACTCCAAAATTCAAAGAAAAGGCAATTTTCTTATTTAGCAAAGAGGATCAATACAGACCAGAGGTTCAGTCTTTCCAGAAAATTGTTAAAAAATTCAAATCAAAGAAAAAGAAAATAATCATAACTAAAGAATCCAGTACAAAGCCAGGATATCTATCTCATCAATATACCGGGCTAAAAAAGAAACTCAAAGATTTTGAATCATTTCAAGTATGCCAATATAATCCAGTGTTAGGATTAATCCCGATTGAAATATCAGATATTTTTCCAGCCGCACATCATGAGACGTCTAGAATTGATTTTGAACCAAAAGAATTTCCTACATTTGAAAAAACATGGAATGATTTTTTTTCAAATAATAAATTTTTAGAAATTCATTATGATAAAGAAGATGCATTC
- the kae1 gene encoding KEOPS complex N(6)-L-threonylcarbamoyladenine synthase Kae1, with protein sequence MLGLGIESTAHTFSCAIIEKTGKKGKILSDVRKIYRPDEGEGIHPREASRHHIENSSLVLSDCLKEANISIKDLDIVSYAAGPGLGPCLRVGAVVARSLSSFYKIPIYPVNHAIGHIELGKLLTGATNPLVLLVSGGHTMLLAFLNKQWRVFGETLDITLGQLLDQFGRSIGFASPCGKNIEELANASSNYVALPYSVKGNDVSFSGLLSATKSVALKNKEDACYSLQETAFAMISEAVERALSFTRKKELMIVGGVAANRRLSEMLKDVCKRHGCKFFVVPLQYAGDCGSQICWTGLLESQVKQGVALKNTFVTQSWRLDSVKVHY encoded by the coding sequence ATGTTAGGTCTTGGAATTGAGAGTACTGCCCATACATTTTCTTGTGCTATAATTGAGAAAACTGGGAAGAAAGGAAAAATTCTATCAGATGTTAGGAAAATTTACCGTCCAGATGAGGGAGAAGGGATTCATCCTCGTGAGGCATCTCGTCATCATATTGAAAATAGTTCGCTAGTTTTGTCTGATTGCCTTAAAGAAGCAAACATCTCCATCAAAGATTTAGATATTGTTTCATATGCTGCAGGTCCAGGATTAGGTCCATGTTTGCGTGTGGGTGCAGTAGTCGCACGTTCTTTGTCATCATTTTACAAAATTCCAATATATCCTGTAAATCATGCAATTGGACATATTGAATTAGGAAAATTATTGACTGGTGCAACAAATCCTCTCGTACTTTTGGTTTCAGGAGGTCATACTATGCTTTTGGCATTTCTAAATAAGCAATGGAGGGTGTTTGGTGAAACTTTGGATATTACTCTGGGTCAATTACTTGATCAGTTCGGGCGATCAATCGGATTTGCATCCCCATGTGGAAAAAATATTGAAGAGTTAGCAAATGCTTCTTCAAATTATGTCGCATTACCATATTCAGTAAAAGGAAATGATGTATCTTTTTCTGGATTACTGTCTGCAACCAAATCTGTTGCATTAAAAAACAAAGAAGATGCTTGCTATTCTCTTCAAGAAACTGCCTTTGCAATGATTAGCGAAGCTGTAGAACGTGCTTTATCATTTACAAGAAAAAAAGAACTAATGATTGTAGGAGGGGTTGCAGCTAATAGACGATTATCTGAAATGCTCAAGGATGTATGCAAAAGACATGGATGTAAATTTTTTGTAGTGCCATTACAATATGCAGGAGACTGTGGGAGTCAAATATGTTGGACTGGGCTCTTAGAATCTCAAGTTAAGCAAGGTGTTGCATTAAAAAATACATTTGTTACCCAATCTTGGAGATTAGATTCTGTCAAAGTACATTATTGA